A DNA window from Streptomyces asoensis contains the following coding sequences:
- a CDS encoding BNR repeat-containing protein — protein MRRRTLLAGALLSAAASPVLAAGPARAADPGPSVTRKATTQLDATAVFFVSYDGLVNNNSFQKNGLLTYKGYQYAAWYTSTRNAVVARRVLGGTTWSTVTLTHQLKTSDSHNVISMGVSRTDGRLHLNMDSHSDGFFYVKSAAGLLDNPATTSWTSSVFGAVQTTLDGLALTTQFTYPQFVATPEGRLQLSYRAGISGNGRNALAEYDGSTWTNLGEWSASTGTYTSEHGSSTARNMYLHGIDYGVDGRLHSFFTWREQNSAVMCSGGGITNHDTGYVYSTDRGRTWRNNAGTVVGTTGSSDTVAVTDAGLVVDALNPDHSLMNQESQATDSAGLPHAIISYVPGRFGQCTTGYVADRTANGRAFHLRKNSSGSWQKTEIPVVLGSSQRTKLVLDKYDNAYAIFPFGRIAGASKASGYTDWTVLFDGSGLNAFGEVVIDELRVKADNTLSFMYQEKSSGTTPSALRVVDFALPA, from the coding sequence ATGAGACGACGCACCCTGCTGGCCGGCGCTCTGCTGAGCGCCGCGGCGTCCCCCGTCCTCGCCGCCGGCCCCGCCCGCGCCGCCGACCCCGGCCCCTCGGTCACAAGGAAGGCCACCACGCAACTCGACGCCACCGCCGTGTTCTTCGTGTCCTACGACGGCCTGGTCAACAACAACTCGTTCCAGAAGAACGGCCTGCTGACCTACAAGGGCTACCAGTACGCCGCCTGGTACACCTCCACCAGGAACGCGGTCGTCGCCCGGCGCGTCCTCGGCGGCACCACCTGGTCCACCGTCACCCTCACCCACCAGCTCAAGACCAGCGACTCGCACAACGTCATCTCCATGGGCGTGTCGAGGACCGACGGCCGCCTCCACCTCAACATGGACTCCCACAGCGACGGCTTCTTCTACGTCAAGTCGGCCGCCGGACTCCTCGACAACCCGGCGACCACCTCCTGGACCTCGTCCGTCTTCGGCGCCGTGCAGACCACCCTCGACGGTCTCGCCCTCACCACGCAGTTCACCTACCCGCAGTTCGTCGCCACCCCCGAGGGCCGACTCCAGCTCAGCTACCGGGCCGGCATCTCCGGCAACGGCCGCAACGCCCTGGCCGAGTACGACGGTTCGACGTGGACGAACCTGGGGGAGTGGTCCGCCTCCACCGGCACCTACACCAGCGAGCACGGCTCCTCGACCGCCCGCAACATGTACCTGCACGGCATCGACTACGGCGTCGACGGCCGACTGCACTCGTTCTTCACCTGGCGCGAGCAGAACAGCGCGGTGATGTGCTCCGGCGGCGGCATCACCAACCACGACACCGGCTACGTGTACTCCACCGACCGCGGCCGCACCTGGCGCAACAACGCGGGCACCGTCGTCGGCACCACCGGCAGCTCCGACACCGTCGCCGTCACCGACGCCGGACTCGTCGTGGACGCGCTCAACCCCGACCACTCCCTGATGAACCAGGAGAGCCAGGCCACCGACTCCGCCGGCCTGCCGCACGCGATCATCAGCTACGTCCCCGGCCGCTTCGGCCAGTGCACCACCGGCTACGTCGCCGACCGCACCGCCAACGGCCGCGCCTTCCACCTGCGCAAGAACTCCTCCGGGAGCTGGCAGAAGACGGAGATCCCCGTCGTCCTCGGCTCCAGCCAGCGCACCAAGCTGGTCCTGGACAAGTACGACAACGCCTACGCGATCTTCCCCTTCGGCCGGATCGCCGGTGCCTCGAAGGCCTCCGGGTACACCGACTGGACGGTGCTCTTCGACGGCAGCGGCCTCAACGCCTTCGGCGAGGTCGTGATCGACGAACTGCGCGTCAAGGCCGACAACACCCTGTCGTTCATGTACCAGGAGAAGTCGAGCGGGACGACCCCCTCGGCGCTCCGGGTCGTGGACTTCGCACTGCCCGCATGA
- a CDS encoding L-rhamnose mutarotase yields the protein MQRVCFLLKVRQDRLAEYRERHAAVWPEMLQALSATGWHNYSLFLRDDGLLVGYLETEDFAAAQAGMEATGVNARWQAEMAPFFESLDGARPDEAMKPLTEVFHLA from the coding sequence ATGCAGCGCGTCTGTTTCCTGCTCAAGGTCCGCCAGGACCGGCTCGCCGAGTACCGCGAACGCCACGCCGCCGTGTGGCCGGAGATGCTCCAGGCTCTCTCGGCCACCGGCTGGCACAACTACTCGCTCTTCCTGAGAGACGACGGCCTGCTCGTCGGCTACCTGGAGACCGAGGACTTCGCCGCAGCCCAGGCCGGGATGGAGGCCACCGGCGTCAACGCCCGCTGGCAGGCGGAGATGGCCCCCTTCTTCGAATCCCTCGACGGGGCCCGTCCCGACGAGGCGATGAAGCCCCTCACCGAGGTGTTCCACCTCGCCTGA
- the rhaS gene encoding rhamnose ABC transporter substrate-binding protein, translating into MRKSSLRRACAALAAVSSLALAATACGGTTKEDVKNESTGAAASAGKADPNAATKKGLTVGFLPKQVNNPYFTSADKGGEAALKDLGSSYKEVGPSSATDTSSQVSYVNTLTQQQVDAMAVSAQDPGALCTALKQAMSNKIKVVTYDSDTNPECRNAFVSQASAEDLGRTEVQLLAEQIGYKGEIAILSAAQTATNQNTWIDFMKDELKDAKYKDVKLVKVAYGNDDAQQSFQQTQGLLQQYPNLKGIISPTTVGIKAAAQYLSGSKYKGKVKLTGLGTPNDMRTYVKNGTVDAFELWDPAKLGALAAQTAVALVSGQITGKEGETFKAGTTTYTIGKDGVISLGKPTVFDAKNIDQFNF; encoded by the coding sequence ATGCGCAAGTCATCCCTCCGTCGTGCCTGCGCGGCCCTGGCCGCCGTCTCCTCCCTCGCGCTCGCCGCCACCGCCTGCGGCGGCACGACCAAGGAGGACGTGAAGAACGAGAGCACCGGCGCCGCCGCCTCCGCCGGCAAGGCCGACCCGAACGCGGCCACCAAGAAGGGCCTGACCGTCGGCTTCCTGCCCAAGCAGGTCAACAACCCCTACTTCACCTCCGCCGACAAGGGCGGCGAGGCGGCCCTGAAGGACCTGGGCTCCAGCTACAAGGAGGTCGGCCCCTCCAGCGCCACCGACACCTCCAGCCAGGTCAGCTACGTCAACACGCTCACCCAGCAGCAGGTCGACGCGATGGCCGTCTCCGCCCAGGACCCGGGCGCCCTGTGCACCGCGCTCAAGCAGGCCATGAGCAACAAGATCAAGGTCGTCACCTACGACTCGGACACCAACCCCGAGTGCCGCAACGCCTTCGTCTCGCAGGCCTCCGCCGAGGACCTCGGCCGCACCGAGGTCCAGCTGCTCGCCGAACAGATCGGCTACAAGGGCGAGATCGCGATCCTGTCGGCCGCGCAGACGGCGACGAACCAGAACACCTGGATCGACTTCATGAAGGACGAGCTGAAGGACGCCAAGTACAAGGACGTCAAGCTCGTCAAGGTGGCCTACGGCAACGACGACGCCCAGCAGTCCTTCCAGCAGACCCAGGGCCTGCTCCAGCAGTACCCGAACCTCAAGGGGATCATCTCCCCGACCACCGTCGGCATCAAGGCCGCCGCCCAGTACCTGTCGGGCTCCAAGTACAAGGGCAAGGTCAAGCTGACCGGCCTCGGCACCCCCAACGACATGCGCACCTACGTCAAGAACGGCACCGTCGACGCCTTCGAGCTGTGGGACCCCGCGAAGCTCGGCGCGCTGGCCGCCCAGACGGCCGTCGCCCTCGTCTCGGGCCAGATCACCGGCAAGGAGGGCGAGACCTTCAAGGCCGGCACCACCACCTACACCATCGGCAAGGACGGCGTGATCAGCCTCGGCAAGCCGACCGTGTTCGACGCCAAGAACATCGACCAGTTCAACTTCTAG
- a CDS encoding ABC transporter permease yields the protein MPESLTRAVRWDTVVGALLIVLLLFSFTFVDGFGNALNLSFLIGNTLPIALVALPMTLLVVSGEIDLSVASTAGLSGAVMGALWNQGMTIETIIPICLLLGVVCGLVNGLLVTRLGLPSLAVTIGTLAAYRGIAQIVLGSDAVTDFPTQYLDFAAGRVGDSFLPQAFLPFVVLLAIAVVVLHATPFGRSLFAIGASEEAARFAGVRVKRHKLILFTVTGLMASLTGIFWALHYASARYDNATGLELSVIAAVLLGGIDFDGGRGTLGGAIAGVFLLGAAQNVMSLQDVSAQSQIVVTGVLLVVSVLGPRVARQISVARAGRRAAAPTA from the coding sequence ATGCCTGAGTCCCTCACCCGCGCCGTCCGCTGGGACACGGTCGTCGGCGCCCTCCTGATCGTCCTGCTGCTGTTCTCGTTCACCTTCGTGGACGGCTTCGGCAATGCCCTCAACCTGTCCTTCCTGATCGGCAACACCCTGCCCATCGCCCTGGTCGCGCTGCCGATGACCCTGCTGGTCGTCTCCGGCGAGATCGACCTGTCGGTCGCCTCCACCGCCGGACTGTCCGGCGCGGTGATGGGCGCGCTGTGGAACCAGGGCATGACGATCGAGACGATCATCCCGATCTGCCTGCTGCTCGGCGTGGTGTGCGGGCTGGTCAACGGACTGCTCGTGACCCGGCTCGGGCTGCCGTCCCTCGCCGTCACCATCGGTACCCTCGCCGCCTACCGGGGCATCGCGCAGATCGTCCTCGGCTCCGACGCGGTCACCGACTTCCCCACCCAGTACCTGGACTTCGCGGCCGGCCGGGTGGGCGACAGCTTCCTCCCGCAGGCCTTCCTGCCCTTCGTCGTGCTCCTCGCCATCGCCGTGGTCGTCCTGCACGCCACCCCCTTCGGCCGCTCGCTGTTCGCGATCGGCGCCAGCGAGGAGGCCGCCCGGTTCGCCGGCGTCCGGGTCAAGCGGCACAAGCTGATCCTGTTCACGGTGACCGGCCTGATGGCCTCCCTCACCGGCATCTTCTGGGCCCTGCACTACGCCAGCGCCCGCTACGACAACGCCACCGGCCTCGAACTCTCCGTCATCGCGGCCGTCCTGCTCGGCGGCATCGACTTCGACGGCGGCAGGGGCACGCTCGGCGGCGCGATCGCGGGAGTCTTCCTGCTCGGCGCCGCGCAGAACGTGATGAGCCTCCAGGACGTCTCCGCACAGTCGCAGATCGTCGTCACCGGCGTCCTGCTCGTCGTCTCCGTGCTCGGCCCCCGGGTCGCACGGCAGATCTCCGTCGCACGGGCCGGCCGCAGAGCCGCGGCCCCGACGGCTTAA
- a CDS encoding ABC transporter permease — MTVTTSHEAPVAETPRSSGTRLVDRVFKMRELAILVVFLVMIAVTQAGNSEFLSEQGIKDLLLNATILVLVATGQSLVVITRNVDLSVGSTLGISAFAAGTYLHGGGNPVIAIVLAVLLGIGFGLLNGLLVSLGQVPALVVTLGTLYIIRGIDSIWVGSRQITAADLPGSFVDFGSGGLSAVPWLALIALAVLVATAYYLKHFGSGRELYALGSNPEAARLAGIPVRRRILIAYTFCGALAGLAGAMYLARFGNVDSGTGNGYELTVVSAVVVGGVVFTGGSGSVYGAALGALLLTSINSVLPALGVSSVWVLAINGVLLLLAIAVDRVVAVRVASALKKKSAAARTAGAPAKTTAQKGDAGHA; from the coding sequence ATGACGGTGACCACGTCCCACGAGGCACCCGTCGCCGAGACGCCGAGGTCCAGCGGCACCCGGCTGGTCGACCGCGTCTTCAAGATGCGCGAACTCGCCATCCTGGTCGTCTTCCTGGTGATGATCGCCGTCACCCAGGCGGGCAACAGCGAGTTCCTGTCCGAGCAGGGCATCAAGGACCTGCTGCTCAACGCGACCATCCTGGTGCTGGTCGCCACCGGCCAGTCCCTGGTCGTCATCACCCGCAACGTCGACCTGTCGGTCGGCTCCACCCTCGGCATCAGCGCCTTCGCCGCCGGCACCTATCTGCACGGCGGCGGCAACCCGGTGATCGCGATCGTGCTGGCGGTGCTGCTCGGCATCGGCTTCGGGCTGCTCAACGGCCTCCTGGTCAGCCTCGGCCAGGTGCCCGCCCTCGTCGTCACCCTCGGCACGCTGTACATCATCCGGGGCATCGACTCCATCTGGGTCGGCTCACGGCAGATCACCGCGGCCGACCTGCCCGGCTCCTTCGTCGACTTCGGCTCCGGCGGTCTCTCCGCGGTCCCGTGGCTCGCGCTGATCGCGCTCGCCGTCCTCGTCGCCACCGCGTACTACCTCAAGCACTTCGGCAGCGGCCGCGAGCTGTACGCGCTCGGCTCCAACCCGGAGGCCGCCCGCCTGGCCGGCATCCCGGTCCGCAGACGGATCCTCATTGCCTACACCTTCTGCGGCGCCCTCGCCGGCCTCGCCGGGGCGATGTACCTGGCCCGGTTCGGCAACGTCGACTCCGGCACCGGCAACGGCTACGAACTGACCGTCGTCAGCGCGGTCGTGGTCGGCGGCGTCGTCTTCACCGGCGGCTCCGGCAGCGTCTACGGCGCGGCCCTCGGCGCGCTGCTGCTCACCTCCATCAACAGCGTCCTGCCCGCCCTCGGCGTGAGCTCGGTCTGGGTGCTCGCCATCAACGGTGTGCTGCTCCTGCTCGCCATCGCCGTCGACCGGGTCGTCGCCGTACGGGTGGCGTCCGCGCTCAAGAAGAAGTCGGCCGCGGCGCGCACCGCCGGCGCCCCCGCGAAGACCACCGCCCAGAAGGGAGACGCCGGCCATGCCTGA
- a CDS encoding sugar ABC transporter ATP-binding protein: MTYPSDAGPAPVLALKDVAKSFGAVRALRGVSLELFPGEVHALAGENGAGKSTLIKTLAGVHRPDAGRVLLDGEPVVFHGPGDARDAGIAVIYQEPTLFPDLSIAENIFMGRQPRRALGRIDHKATHEATAALMRRLGVELDPDRPARGLSIADQQIVEIAKALSFDARVLIMDEPTAALTGSEVARLFGVVRTLREQGAAVLFISHRLEEIFEICQRVTTLRDGAWIASEPLADMTEDDLVRRMVGRDLDELYPKQDVTPGEVALSVRRLTREGVFTDVSFEVRRGEIVGLAGLVGAGRTEVARAVFGIDRWDAGEVEVQGRRLTNGAPSTAMAAGLALVPEDRRAQGLVMDMSIERNIGLTGLRTTVKAGLMDRGAERSRSLDWAVKLQVKYARIADTVNTLSGGNQQKVVLAKWLATGPRVLIVDEPTRGIDVGTKAEVHRLLSELAADGVAVLMISSDLPEILGMADRVLVMHEGRLAAEIPRTEATEETVMAAATGRAAA, encoded by the coding sequence ATGACCTACCCGTCCGACGCGGGACCGGCCCCGGTGCTGGCGTTGAAGGACGTAGCCAAGTCCTTCGGCGCCGTTCGCGCCCTGCGGGGCGTCTCCCTGGAGCTGTTCCCCGGCGAGGTGCACGCCCTCGCCGGTGAGAACGGCGCGGGCAAGTCGACCCTCATCAAGACGCTCGCGGGAGTGCACCGACCCGACGCCGGTCGGGTACTGCTCGACGGCGAGCCCGTCGTCTTCCACGGTCCCGGCGACGCCCGCGACGCCGGCATCGCCGTGATCTACCAGGAGCCCACGCTCTTCCCCGACCTGTCGATCGCCGAGAACATCTTCATGGGCCGCCAGCCCCGGCGGGCCCTCGGCCGTATCGACCACAAGGCCACCCACGAGGCCACCGCCGCCCTGATGCGGCGCCTGGGCGTCGAGCTCGACCCCGACCGCCCCGCGCGCGGCCTGTCCATCGCGGACCAGCAGATCGTCGAGATCGCCAAGGCGCTCTCCTTCGACGCCCGCGTCCTGATCATGGACGAACCGACCGCCGCCCTCACCGGCAGCGAGGTCGCCCGCCTCTTCGGTGTCGTGCGCACCCTGCGCGAGCAGGGCGCGGCGGTGCTGTTCATCTCCCACCGGCTGGAGGAGATCTTCGAGATCTGCCAGCGGGTGACCACCCTGCGCGACGGCGCCTGGATCGCCAGCGAGCCGCTGGCGGACATGACCGAGGACGACCTGGTCCGCCGCATGGTCGGCCGCGACCTCGACGAGCTCTACCCCAAGCAGGACGTCACGCCGGGCGAGGTCGCCCTCAGCGTCCGCCGGCTGACCCGCGAGGGTGTCTTCACCGACGTCTCCTTCGAGGTCAGGCGCGGCGAGATCGTCGGCCTCGCCGGCCTGGTCGGCGCCGGCCGCACCGAGGTCGCCCGCGCCGTCTTCGGCATCGACCGCTGGGACGCCGGCGAGGTCGAGGTGCAGGGACGACGGCTCACCAACGGAGCCCCCTCCACCGCGATGGCCGCGGGCCTGGCGCTGGTCCCCGAGGACCGGCGCGCCCAGGGCCTGGTGATGGACATGTCCATCGAGCGCAACATCGGCCTGACCGGCCTGCGCACGACCGTGAAGGCCGGTCTGATGGACCGCGGCGCCGAGCGCAGCCGCTCCCTCGACTGGGCGGTCAAGCTCCAGGTGAAGTACGCCCGGATCGCCGACACCGTCAACACCCTGTCCGGCGGCAACCAGCAGAAAGTCGTCCTCGCCAAGTGGCTGGCCACCGGCCCCCGGGTGCTCATCGTCGACGAGCCCACCCGGGGCATCGACGTCGGCACCAAGGCCGAGGTGCACCGGCTGCTCAGCGAGCTGGCCGCCGACGGGGTCGCCGTTCTGATGATCTCCTCCGACCTGCCCGAGATCCTCGGCATGGCCGACCGCGTGCTCGTGATGCACGAGGGCCGGCTCGCCGCCGAGATCCCGCGCACCGAAGCCACCGAGGAAACCGTGATGGCCGCAGCCACCGGGAGGGCCGCCGCATGA
- the rhaI gene encoding L-rhamnose isomerase: MTDLAAVKAALKTQAVETPSWAYGNSGTRFKVFTQEGVPRTPQEKLDDAAQVHAFTGVAPTVALHIPWDKVEDYAALAKHAEDRGVRLGAINSNTFQDDAYKLGSVCHPDAAVRRKALAHLLECVDIMDATGSTDLKLWFADGTNYPGQDDLRARQDRLAEGLAAVHERLGDGQRMLLEYKFFEPAFYSTDVPDWGTAYAHCLKLGPKAQVVVDTGHHAPGTNIEFIVATLLREGKLGGFDFNSRFYADDDLMVGAADPFQLFRIMYEVVRGGGFTSEVAFMLDQCHNIEAKIPAIIRSVMNVQEATAKALLVDRSALAAAQASGDVLEANAVVMDAYNTDVRPLLREVREEMGLDPEPMAAYRASGYAEKIVASRVGGEQAGWGA, from the coding sequence GTGACCGACCTCGCCGCGGTGAAGGCCGCGCTGAAGACCCAGGCCGTCGAGACGCCGTCGTGGGCGTACGGGAACTCAGGCACCCGTTTCAAGGTGTTCACCCAGGAGGGCGTGCCGCGCACCCCGCAGGAGAAGCTGGACGACGCGGCCCAGGTGCACGCGTTCACCGGAGTGGCTCCGACCGTGGCCCTGCACATCCCCTGGGACAAGGTGGAGGACTACGCCGCACTTGCGAAACACGCCGAGGACCGCGGGGTGCGGCTGGGGGCGATCAACTCCAACACCTTCCAGGACGACGCGTACAAGCTGGGCAGTGTCTGCCACCCGGACGCGGCGGTGCGGCGCAAGGCCCTCGCGCACCTGCTGGAGTGCGTCGACATCATGGACGCGACCGGCTCCACCGATCTGAAGCTGTGGTTCGCCGACGGCACCAACTACCCGGGCCAGGACGACCTCCGCGCGCGGCAGGACCGGCTCGCCGAGGGTCTCGCCGCGGTCCACGAGCGGCTCGGCGACGGGCAGCGGATGCTGCTGGAGTACAAGTTCTTCGAGCCGGCCTTCTACTCCACGGACGTGCCGGACTGGGGCACCGCGTACGCGCACTGCCTCAAGCTGGGCCCCAAGGCGCAGGTCGTGGTGGACACCGGGCACCACGCGCCCGGCACCAACATCGAGTTCATCGTCGCCACGCTCCTGCGGGAGGGCAAGCTCGGCGGCTTCGACTTCAACTCGCGGTTCTACGCGGACGACGACCTGATGGTGGGCGCCGCCGACCCCTTCCAGCTGTTCCGGATCATGTACGAGGTCGTGCGCGGCGGGGGCTTCACGTCCGAGGTGGCGTTCATGCTCGACCAGTGCCACAACATCGAGGCGAAGATCCCGGCGATCATCCGGTCCGTGATGAACGTGCAGGAGGCCACCGCCAAGGCGCTGCTCGTCGACCGGTCGGCGCTGGCCGCCGCGCAGGCCTCGGGGGACGTCCTGGAGGCGAACGCCGTGGTGATGGACGCGTACAACACGGACGTGCGTCCGCTGCTGCGCGAGGTGCGCGAGGAGATGGGGCTGGACCCCGAGCCGATGGCCGCGTACCGGGCGTCCGGGTACGCCGAGAAGATCGTCGCCTCGCGGGTCGGCGGGGAGCAGGCGGGATGGGGGGCGTGA
- a CDS encoding bifunctional aldolase/short-chain dehydrogenase: protein MAPHPEAAALLGRSHRLGADPRNTNYAGGNTSAKGTGTDPVTGGDVELMWVKGSGGDLGTLTGAGLAVLRLDRLRGLADVYPGVEREDEMVAAFDYCLHGKGGAAPSIDTAMHGLVDAAHVDHLHPDSGIALACAADGEKLTAECFGDTVAWVPWRRPGFQLGLDIAAVKAANPQAIGCVLGGHGVTAWGDTSEECERNSLHIIRTAEAFLAQKGKADPFGPVLEGHEALPEAERRERAAALAPYVRAIASQDRPQVGHFTDSDVVLDFLARAEHPRLAALGTSCPDHFLRTKVRPLVLDLPPATPLGEAIARLGELHAAYREEYAAYYDRHADADSPAMRGADPAIVLVPGVGMFSFGKDKQTARVAGEFYVNAVNVMRGAEAVSSYSPIEESEKFRIEYWALEEAKLRRMPEPKPLATRVALVTGAGSGIGKAIAHRLAAEGACVVVADLNAENAAAVAEELGGPDRAVAVTVDVTSEEQIAGAFRAAALAFGGVDLVVNNAGISISKPLLETSARDWDLQHDIMARGSFLVSREAARVMIAQGLGGDIVYIASKNAVFAGPNNIAYSATKADQAHQVRLLAAELGEHGIRVNGVNPDGVVRGSGIFAGGWGAQRAATYGIEEEKLGEFYAQRTILKREVLPEHVANAVFALTGGELTHTTGLHVPVDAGVAAAFLR from the coding sequence ATGGCACCGCACCCCGAAGCCGCCGCTCTGCTCGGTCGGTCCCACCGGCTGGGCGCCGATCCCCGCAACACCAACTACGCCGGCGGCAACACGTCCGCCAAGGGCACCGGCACCGACCCCGTGACCGGCGGGGACGTCGAGCTGATGTGGGTGAAGGGGTCCGGCGGGGACCTCGGGACACTCACCGGGGCGGGACTGGCCGTGCTGCGACTGGACCGGCTGCGCGGGCTCGCCGACGTCTACCCGGGCGTCGAGCGCGAGGACGAGATGGTCGCCGCGTTCGACTACTGCCTGCACGGCAAGGGCGGGGCGGCTCCGTCGATCGACACCGCCATGCACGGCCTCGTCGACGCCGCCCACGTCGACCACCTGCACCCCGACTCCGGGATCGCGCTGGCCTGCGCGGCCGACGGCGAGAAGCTGACGGCCGAGTGCTTCGGGGACACCGTCGCGTGGGTGCCCTGGCGCCGGCCCGGCTTCCAGCTGGGACTCGACATCGCGGCCGTCAAGGCGGCCAACCCGCAGGCGATCGGCTGCGTCCTGGGCGGCCACGGCGTCACCGCGTGGGGCGACACCTCCGAGGAGTGCGAGCGCAACTCGCTGCACATCATCCGCACCGCCGAGGCCTTCCTCGCGCAGAAGGGGAAGGCCGATCCGTTCGGGCCGGTCCTCGAAGGCCACGAGGCGCTGCCCGAGGCCGAGCGGCGGGAGCGGGCGGCGGCGCTGGCCCCGTACGTGCGGGCGATCGCCTCGCAGGACCGTCCCCAGGTGGGCCACTTCACCGACTCCGACGTCGTCCTCGACTTCCTGGCGCGGGCCGAGCACCCCCGGCTCGCCGCGCTCGGCACCTCCTGCCCGGACCACTTCCTGCGCACCAAGGTGCGGCCGCTGGTCCTCGACCTGCCGCCCGCAACCCCGCTGGGGGAGGCGATCGCGCGGCTCGGGGAACTGCACGCCGCGTACCGCGAGGAGTACGCCGCCTACTACGACCGGCACGCCGACGCCGACTCGCCCGCCATGCGCGGCGCCGACCCGGCGATCGTGCTGGTGCCGGGCGTGGGCATGTTCTCCTTCGGCAAGGACAAGCAGACGGCGCGGGTGGCCGGCGAGTTCTACGTCAACGCCGTCAACGTGATGCGCGGCGCGGAGGCGGTGTCCTCGTACTCGCCGATCGAGGAGTCGGAGAAGTTCCGCATCGAGTACTGGGCGCTGGAGGAGGCCAAGCTCCGGCGGATGCCGGAGCCGAAGCCGCTCGCGACCCGCGTCGCGCTCGTCACGGGCGCGGGCAGCGGGATCGGCAAGGCCATCGCGCACCGGCTGGCGGCCGAGGGCGCGTGTGTCGTCGTCGCCGACCTGAACGCGGAGAACGCGGCGGCCGTCGCCGAGGAACTGGGCGGACCCGACCGGGCGGTCGCCGTGACCGTCGACGTGACCTCCGAGGAGCAGATCGCCGGCGCCTTCCGGGCCGCCGCGCTCGCCTTCGGCGGGGTGGACCTGGTCGTCAACAACGCCGGGATCTCCATCTCCAAGCCGCTGCTCGAGACGTCCGCCCGCGACTGGGACCTCCAGCACGACATCATGGCCCGCGGGTCGTTCCTGGTCTCGCGGGAGGCGGCGCGGGTCATGATCGCCCAGGGGCTGGGCGGCGACATCGTCTACATCGCGTCGAAGAACGCCGTCTTCGCCGGTCCGAACAACATCGCCTACTCCGCCACCAAGGCCGACCAGGCCCACCAGGTGCGCCTGCTCGCCGCCGAGCTGGGCGAGCACGGCATCCGCGTCAACGGCGTCAACCCGGACGGCGTGGTGCGCGGGTCGGGCATCTTCGCGGGCGGCTGGGGCGCGCAGCGCGCCGCGACCTACGGCATCGAGGAGGAGAAGCTCGGCGAGTTCTACGCCCAGCGGACCATCCTCAAGCGCGAGGTGCTGCCGGAGCACGTGGCGAACGCGGTGTTCGCGCTCACCGGCGGCGAGCTCACCCACACCACCGGACTGCACGTCCCCGTCGACGCGGGTGTGGCGGCCGCGTTCCTCCGGTGA